The genomic stretch AacagaaagctggattggggctgcagcaatgccatggtcccaatccacgTTTTTGCTGGTCcaaaaagaagcagtaaaaagccactcctttttgtgctggcaaaaagctggcttttcccgcCCCACTTCTGAGTTGTGTGTATGCTATAAAGCCAGCTTTtcatgccagtctgtaccagccctaaAATTGCTACAGCAATTAACATCTAAATCTTATATCAAAATAAGATCCCACAATTTTTTTCTGTGTTAAGAGATTTACAATCAAAGAACAAAGAGCATTAAGAAAAACTGTTATTCAGACATTAATTAGAATTATTAACCACTCTAACACAACAACTAAGGCCCTCTCACAAGCTTAAAGCCCCATACTTGAAAATGTACTCTGATGTAAATGCAGTACATCTTCATCTTGTTTCTAGAAAACATTAATGATGACAAGGTATCTGAGGATTACAGAAATGCCAGTCAAAAATTCAGTcacacatttttatttacagaaacttgtataataattaaaaaaaaacatctcaTACCTCTTTGCAGCTTGTAAATACAGTATGTATAAAACAGCTTCTTGCATCTGGAGTCACAGGCTTAATGGCAAACAAGAGGACACATGGGCTGAAATTTTACTCTTGTTGTGTGGTCCTGGCAAAAGGCTTAGGATGTGAACTCTGTTTCAAAGGAGAGCTCAGTATCAGCACTGTTCCAGAGCTCAGGAATAAGATGTTTCATGTTCAAATGTCCAAACTCAGTTGCTCAGAAGTACAAAATTAATTCTCATCAATCCACAAACTGGAGGAAATGACGAGAGAGCCATTATCATGGCACATCCATATGGATATTGCTAGATATATGCAAAATCCTATGGCCTAAATCGAATTGCTATCCCCATTTAGAGTAAACTGGATGATACTAATGGAGTAGACTGAGTAGTACTGGTGAATGGTAAGCCAACACATTTGTAAATTCTGCTAATTCAATGGGTATATTCTAATTGAGACTAGCAAGTGGAAAGATAGAGCTCTCTCATATAATATGAAAACAGATTTTTCACATCAAATTTACTACAGTAGTAGACATGTGTCTGTGGATGTGTGATAACCAGGCACCAGTAGTAGTAACTAAAttgtgaggattttttttaaaggcatggaTAAGTATTAGGTCTCAGTCCAACTGATAGACCCAACTAGAAATGAGCCACTGAGCAAGCTATTGAATCAATTGTGTAAAATCCATTTGAGAGAATGGTTCCACTTTAGTTGAGATTACTAAAGGATTTAGCCATATAGTtgcatgcatgtatgcacacacacccatttcTCCTGCTCAAACAGTAGAGTTCACTGCTGGGACATGCAACTCATAGGCCATAAACATCTTTTATATTTTATGAGTAAGCCCAAAGTTGtaatatattaaaagaaattcTAATCAACTTTTTCTGTtataaaaataacagcaaaacaCCAATATTTAAATGGAGTATTAAGGGTTGCTGTCTTAATAATCAAGCACAGATAGAAATGGAGTTCTGGAGAAAAAATTCATGACAGAAGCACCTTCAAACTGCTGTAGGACTGACAGATCTTAGGGCACTGAGGGGAGATTCATCCACCAAAACGTAACATTCTCAGAATGGATAttcaacttttctttttaatgttttcaggTTACTTTAGCAAGCTCTGAAGGAATCAAGCTGAAGAATGGAAGGCACTCCAGCTACAGATGTATCAGCTATTGGATTCATTGCAAATAGTGCAAATCAATCCAAACATTATGTAGTACGGTGCGCCCGTGTTATACGCaggcgcgctttacgcggacttgagcgtatgcgctcaagcagCAGGGAGCACGcagggcagcacatcccattcaaatgaatggtgtgtgcacctgTGGTGCCCCGCATGTTCCCGCGCCGCCGTACAtgagtcccattcaaatgaatgggtctcCAGCATACACGGAATCGGCCttacgttgggggggggggggtccggaacggatcccccgtgtaaggcaagggcctactgtacatcaTTTCCATTCTCACTGGAAAAAAGTGCTCAAAACCAGATAGATTTTCCTCAGCCAGATAGGGTTCCCAACTCTTTATAGAAAATATTTTGGTCTGTTTCACAACAGCAACACCAGGTAACTACAAGCCAAGTAGCAGAAGAACAGCCATGTCAGACATTGTACACTGTGTCAACCCCTGCTGATGGATCATAACAGCAAGCAGTACATTGCCTTCACAAGGGCTCATACTACCTTAGGtagaatatattttattcaatGAAGGGTACTATAATGCTTCCCAGaaaatgaaaaggaggaggaaataagGTGTGATGATTAGgtaactcctcctcctcctgagctaCTCAGATAAGGAAGACAAcggaaggaaaggagaagcagAGAAATTCCAACCATGGAATAATAATGGGAAAGATCTCCTATCTCTCTTGCAAATTTCATCAACATAGAATACCCCACCCCACAAAGCCTCTCTAGATAAGGCATTGGAAAACTGCTGAGGCAAATGAGAAATGGAAGCACAAAGATGGCTTACACCTGGCTGGGATTTGCCTGGAGACCAGAGATCCCTCAACAATGTTACAATGAACAGAATGTAAGAGGCCAAGCAGAAACAACCCAGAGAAAAATGGCTTTTGTCACTGCTTCTTCATCCCAGATGTTCTTGGGAATTCAAGCTTTTTTTCATGAGATCCTGTATACTATTCCAATTTAGTTTTCCCAGTGGGTGCCTTGGTTGCTTCCTTAAACTCAGGCAATTTTTGCTAGCCACGTCTCCAACGCTTCAATGTCAGCACTATCCTCTTCTCCCTTACTTCCTCTTGCACTGCATTCAACAAATTCCACTTTCATGGGCAATTGAGAGAAGTCAAATTCCTTGCCCTTCTTCCCAAGCTGAGGTGCAGACCCAGAGCTTGAACTATCCAGTGTGCTTGGGGCAGCTGAGAGTGTCACTCGTAAGGTATTGctattgaaaaaaagaaaataaatttacaatTAACAAAATAATCCTATGCAAAATTAGAGGCTGAAATCACATGCGACATACATCTCATTCATTCATGCTAAACTAGCAATGAAGACGTTTTCTTTTAAGGCGGTGTCCTACCTTACTAGATCAGAGATGTGTGGCCAAAATTTATGAAAATCAAGCAATTATAATTACATTATATCTGGGGTTCTTAAAATCATTGCCTACTTAAGAGACAACAGTACAAGCTTCATTTTACATGGAGGTGGAAAACTGTAAATGTTTTCCCTTAGCTTCACCTTTGTAATACGTTGGTAGTTCTGGTGATAAACACACCATGATGATAATCTGAATAATGATTTTTTAAGGTTCAATATCCACTGCCTATTCATTCAAAATAGCTAACATATAACTGAGATAATGCAGATTTCTACCAACCTAACCTGAGTTACAATACTGCCACCAGCTGGAGAATAATTCAAAGCAATTAATTATTGAATGAATTATAATGAATTCATGAATTAAGAATCAAATCACTAAGCCTTCATCcatactccagaaataatccagtttgacaccactttcattgccatggctcaatgctatgaaattctgtgaattgtacttttgtaagacatttagctttctgtcagagttctggtatcacaacaaactacagttcccagaattcaataacagtgagccatggcagttaaagtggtgtcaaactgcattatttctgcagtgcgaatgtaGCCTAAGAATCATCTGGATCAAAGCAGTATTTCAAAAAGGTGAGATGTCCATAAACTGACTTGATTAAACTGATTTCTATGCCGTTATTCCTTTTGCTATCCCATTCCAATGAACTTTCTACAGGCAGAAAACAAAGACACCAAGAAGGGCACATGAATGAGGTCTGAGAAGACAACTCTTTTCAACACTTACAGTTCTCTTTCAAGTTGTTGCTGTATGAGTTTGGAAGATTTTGCCATTGTAACATCTAAGGAAGGAACAAATGTTTACATTATACTACACATTCTCTTGAGTTATTTTGATACTGAATAATTCACAcaaatcaatatacattcctatacACAAAAAAAAGACCTAAAAGACAGCAGTACCTACAAGACCACTGCActtatttcccatgcaagcaaagttatgctcaaaattctgcagcaaagactcctagcATACATGGATTGAGAATTTCCAGAGATGCAAGCTAGATTCAGGAAAATAAGAGGCACTGGGAACCATGTAGAAAACACatgatggataatggagagcctcagagaattccaaaagaaaatttacaTGTTCTTTATTGAttgcagcaaagcctttgactagaAAGACCACAAAAAGcgatggaatgctctcaaagaaatggaaGTGCCATTAGATCTAACTGCTCTGATGCACAACCTAtatcaggacaagaggctgcaatAAGAAAtgacctagagcaggggtaggcaacctttttgagccgggggccgggttgctgtccctcagacaactggggggggggggggggtggcggggggggggggggccccccccccgggggcgggggggggcgcggggggggggcttccaccctctgggacggagccgcatgccagggcggagcttccactatccaagggcggagccacatgtcaggggcggagtttccaccctccgggggcggagccacataataataataatatttgcaagaagctactaggcaatgccataacacaggaaaaatgcatgcacactgtctcaacccagaaaagagcaagcaagtccatgtggggggattttgcaaagagaataccaaaggataacaacaataataatagcaatatttgcaagaatggaagcgactaggcaaggccacaaaacagcaaaaaatgcatgccactgtctcaaaccactttctttctctcccttcctccctccttctcactcccaccctctctctctctcctctccctcccaccctttctctctcctcccctccctccctctctctcctctccctcccaccttctctctctcctcctcctcctcccctccctccctccctgcctcctcctccttccccccgcccctccatttataggagggagggcggagccaggagggaggtggaTGGCGCCCATTGGAAGGCCCGCTGCagctgctggagccccgtttcagggctccggaggccgcagcaggcctcctaatgggcaccgccattttgaagggcaaaatggcggctgGAGCGGCCGAAATCGGCGGCGATTTCGACGGCAGGAGGGACCGGCGGAAAGGTacccgcgggccgcatccagcccgcgggccggaggttgccgacccctgacctagagaaacagaatggttcccaatcagcaaaggggtTTAGGTAAAGCTGCAATCTATCATCCtatctattcaacctgtatgcagattATGCAGAGCAGGTTTAGAGTCAGAAGAAGGCgaagatcagaggaagaaacaataacaagatatgcagatgaaacaatactactagctgaaaccaacaacaacctggaacaattactaaagtgtaaagatatacaactgagcactaaatttagaatcattcaagccatcatattcctcaTGGCTATGTACAGATATGAGAattggacaattaagaaaatggataaaaagaaaataaattcatttgagatgtagtgctggagaataatgttgaggataccatggacagccaaaacaaacaaataaataaatgggtcctagaaactATCAAGCccgaaatctccctgaaagccaattgCTACTGGGTACTCTTAATTACAGTCAGTGTGGTATagggttttgagtgttggactactatagtggaaactagggttcgattcccagctcggccagaaaacccagtgaaataccttaggtaagtcacactctctctgcctcaggggaaaGAGATGGCAAACctactgtgaacaaatcttgccaagaaaaccccatgacaggtttgccttaaataaataaataaaaattttatttatataccgctattccatagatcacagcggtgcacagcatattaaaaacagttaaaaacaacaatatacaacagCAGTCAATAAAAACATAACATCAACACTCATACAAAGGCTGAAATGATGGAATACATCACATTTAGGGGAGAAGAATGACAAcaagggtcaccatatgtcagaaatgacttgaaggcacacaatacacacacacacacacacaattacactGTACAAATCGTTCAGATGAAAATATTCAGCAGTTATAAAAAGGAGAGTTGACAAGTGAAgactggagaaaaaaagaatcaTCTTTTGTTATCTTTGTAAGTAAATGGACGCTGAAACTGAAGAGGCTATGCAAGAAAACACAGGGCTACAAAAATCCACTTACAATCCATTCCAGTTCCCGGATTAAATAGCAACCATATCCCATTTGCTTTATTACAGTTTTTAACTCTACAAACTGTCTTTAAtactattgcatttttaaaacttacaTTCCTTGGCCTAATTATGCTTGTTAATCCCAATTATAGAGCcagaatggtatagtggtttgaacactggactatgtgtttgaagatcagggtttgattccttgctcacccatggaaacccattaggtgaacctgggcaagctataaactctcagcctcacaaaaccccatgatacattcaccttaataagtcagaaacaacaacaactttcaatTAGTAGATTCCATGAATAGACCCATGAAATCAAAGGGAACTTGATTAAGTCAGCAATTATGTGCATTCATTCCATTAATTTTACTCTAGGTTGACTCATTTGGATTTAGctctttatttaatttaatttaggaaAATTTATACTCAAAGGTATGACTGCCATTTCCCACTCATAATGGTATTATTATTTAAAGCTTGCCACAAATTATAGATGTAATAACAGAAGACTTGTTCTCAGCAAGAGTCTGCTTTTTGTTTCTATTTGATGGGACTCAAGTTCTTCAAGAGATTGACAGGTAGATTTAAGATATAAAAGGCTGACAGCCACTGGTCCAGAATACAGGAATTTGATTGCACAGATCTGATTATGTTTTGTAACCCATAATGAATGCAGACTGATAAAGTATGTACCACTTCTATCAGCTGGCTTTACCCCCTCcgccaacacacacatacaaataaagGATTCAGCTGCAATGGTATAGTTCAGTTATTTCATCTTTTAATGTAAGTTGACAAATATTATCATATTTTATTCAGCTGACTCAATTTACTAGTCACTTCTCATCACAGCAGCAACcaacataaaaaaaacccaaggatAACACCCACCTATTACAATGGGGTTGGAAAGAGGTAGAGGATACATCTGCTGGTTTTACAACTGTTGTTTAGCTTGGGGGGATCCCCTTTGCCAGCAGCCTAGGCATTTCAATTCAGTATGATACACCACAGACTCATGTGGGTAGTACATAACTCAATATGTGCAAATACATCTTaggcaaaaagaaaatatgagAAAATGCCAGTCAAAGTATCTGATAAACAAAGAatcaccattttgttttcaagtAAATATGTAGTACCTTGCTTATTGCAGGCTATTAGCAGGGGAGGTGCATTTTTCATCAGAGTGTTGTCAATCAGAAGCTGGTACAGGAATTCTGCTACATCCTTCATCTCTCGTTGGAATGCTATGCTATCTACAACAAACACAATTGCCCTACACAGAGAAAGTATAAAGAAATTAACACAAATGGTGTGGTGCTCCAATGACAGTCTACATATATAACCCCCATGGAACATTTAACATTATGCAAGAAGCACTGATCTTTCACTTTAAATACAAAGATCTAATATTAAGCCTGGGGACAGCATCTCCAAGCTGACACTACAGAAAAACTCTAcacaaaaacttttttaaaaaatcctgccaGTCTCAAGCATTTCCTCTAGATGTCTGATCTATTGtgttaaaaaagtattttctttccCCCATGCAGTTGGCCAGTtcttgaaagaaaaggaaacatggATGAAGCCCAATAA from Sceloporus undulatus isolate JIND9_A2432 ecotype Alabama chromosome 3, SceUnd_v1.1, whole genome shotgun sequence encodes the following:
- the SRPRB gene encoding signal recognition particle receptor subunit beta; the protein is MEAGEVKAAREGPLPAQDAPLPPPETAQAQLLASVAVAVFALLALLIWKFVQSRKSSRRAVLLVGLCDSGKTLLFVRLITGNFRNTQTSITDSSALYRVKNDKNTSVTLIDLPGHESLRLQLLDRFKAAARAIVFVVDSIAFQREMKDVAEFLYQLLIDNTLMKNAPPLLIACNKQDVTMAKSSKLIQQQLERELNTLRVTLSAAPSTLDSSSSGSAPQLGKKGKEFDFSQLPMKVEFVECSARGSKGEEDSADIEALETWLAKIA